The following coding sequences are from one Eptesicus fuscus isolate TK198812 chromosome 7, DD_ASM_mEF_20220401, whole genome shotgun sequence window:
- the GSG1 gene encoding LOW QUALITY PROTEIN: germ cell-specific gene 1 protein (The sequence of the model RefSeq protein was modified relative to this genomic sequence to represent the inferred CDS: deleted 1 base in 1 codon; substituted 2 bases at 2 genomic stop codons) yields the protein MNKSSQLTQNVCLTQKMELPKIFSSQWTFLFAILNLLSLSFSTASLLSNSWFVGTQKVPKPLCGEGLATKCFDLPVPLDGGSSSTSSQEVVQCSWETGDDRFSCHTFRSGMWLSCEETVEEPGEKYRSFIELTPPTKRGEKGLLEYATLQGLHHPTLRFGGKRLMEKAFLPHPPLGLVAKNLWLSLGAQFACIGLELGFLLLLTDLLFTGNPGCGLKLSTFAAISSVMSGLLGMVAHMMYSQVFQATANLGPEDWRPHAWNYGWAFYTAXISFTCCMASAVTTFNTYTXLVLEFKCKHRKSFEGNLSCLPHHHQCFSNRCPGAAHPGGPLTSYHQYHNQPSRSVSEGVDFYAELRNQGFQQDTSQLLKELAGSPVEEQC from the exons ATGGAGCTCCCGAAGATCTTCTCTAGCCAATGGACATTCCTATTTGCCATCCTCAACCTGCTATCACTCAGCTTCTCCACAGCATCCCTGCTCAGCAACTCCTGGTTTGTGGGCACACAGAAGGTGCCCAAGCCCCTGTGCGGAGAAGGTCTGGCAACCAAGTGCTTTGACCTGCCAGTGCCCTTGGATGGGGGCAGCAGCAGCACATCATCCCAGGAGGTGGTGCAATGCAGCTGGGAGACTGGGGATGACCGCTTCTCCTGCCATACCTTCCGGAGTGGCATGTGGCTATCCTGTGAGGAAACTGTGGAAGAACCAG GGGAGAAATACCGAAGTTTCATTGAACTCACACCACCAACCAAGAGAGGTGAGAAAGGACTACTGGAATATGCCACGTTGCAAGGCCTACATCACCCCACTCTCCGATTTGGAGGGAAGCGGTTAATGGAGAAGgctttcctcccccaccctcccttggGGCTTGTGGCAA AGAACCTATGGCTATCACTGGGAGCCCAGTTTGCCTGCATCGGACTTGAACTCGGTTTCCTCCTCCTATTAACGGACTTGCTGTTCACCGGGAACCCTGGCTGCGGGCTCAAGCTGAGCACCTTTGCCGCCATCTCCTCTGTCATGTCAG GCCTTCTGGGGATGGTGGCCCACATGATGTATTCACAAGTCTTCCAGGCAACTGCCAACTTGGGTCCAGAAGACTGGAGGCCACATGCTTGGAATTATGGGTGGGCCTTCTA TACAGCCTGAATTTCCTTCACCTGCTGCATGGCATCAGCTGTCACCACCTTCAACACATACACCTAGCTGGTGCTGGAGTTCAAGTGCAAGCACAGGAAGAGCTTTGAAGGAAACTTGAGTTGCCTGCCACACCACCACCAGTGTTTC TCCAACCGCTGCCCAGGTGCAGCCCACCCGGGGGGCCCTCTGACCAGCTACCACCAGTACCACAATCAGCCCAGCCGCTCTGTCTCTGAAGGAGTTGACTTCTATGCAGAGCTACGCAACCAGGGATTCCAACAAGACACCAGCCAGCTGCTAAAAGAACTGGCTGGGTCTCCTGTAGAAGAACAGTGTTAG
- the FAM234B gene encoding protein FAM234B isoform X1, with product MSYHSPCKPTWSASSSHFTEDKLLPFRTQRSAPSARNYISRQDAGARTRTGASAMATVLSRALKLPGKKSPDLGEYDPLTQADSDESEDDLVLDLQQKNGGVKNGKSPLGEAPEPDSDAEVAGAAKPHISEGPTEGYPSEPLGGLEQKTTSSIVSYVRTSVFLLTLVISMVLVLVCAFLIPCPPRDLHSTWSRHLGPQGGGDLSPLELADVNGDGLRDVLLSFVTSRNGSAVGVTRPPAVLVCLSGMNGSTLWSNPLPEEARDITCLDLMPGSVAGTICLVTGMHKMLSAFNATSGKAIWTLNPNYLSNGTLAAPGVVLPDVDEDGIRDLVVLAVGESQQDLCFLLVSGRTGSPVGRPVKYNIVGVGNLIGPQVYITANGAVYILFGFGNIQAVTLRDIFVQAQNRDSAPPSLQMEEPEWEKRRSINLSELIDIYSDGVELLQMVKAPDSNCSNLLITTRQALVLLRGQNLTPHWTLSLQGLPSQPTPGYFTDDQTLDFLLQIQDGVGMKKMMVVDGDSGSVIWNYTAPCHLKGTPTTSAVTSDQKSVFLFWAEGLPAAPSNSDVILGTQPPSLLHLYLLHPAFPSILLDLANATGTVTAAEVGINDLWKDAFYVTRTTGPSSRGHPAPLVVSKLSLRWALMEGQMVQLKETTPKIGRGELRRFLSRIKFVDSPLQI from the exons GGAAGAAGAGCCCAGACCTAGGGGAGTATGATCCGCTCACACAGGCCGACAGTGATGAGAGTGAGGACGATCTTGTGCTTGACTTGCAGCAGAAGAACGGAGGGGTCAAAAATGGGAAGAGTCCTCTGGGGGAAGCCCCAGAGCCTGACTCAGATGCCGAGGTGGCAGGGGCTGCAAAGCCGCATATTTCGGAGGGCCCCACAGAGGGGTACCCCTCGGAGCCCCTCGGAGGCCTGGAGCAGAAGACAACCTCGTCCATCGTGTCCTACGTACGCACATCTGTGTTTCTGCTGACCTTGGTGATCTCGATGGTCCTGGTGCTCGTATGTGCGTTCCTGATCCCCTGTCCCCCCAGAGATCTGCACAGCACCTGGAGCCGCCACTTGGGCCCCCAGGGAG GTGGGGACCTGTCTCCATTGGAGTTGGCTGATGTGAATGGAGATGGCCTGCGGGATGTACTTCTCTCCTTTGTAACTTCAAGGAATGGCAGTGCCGTCG GTGTCACAAGGCCTCCTGCTGTTCTCGTGTGCCTTTCGGGGATGAACGGCAGCACACTCTGGTCTAATCCTCTCCCTGAGGAGGCTCGAGATATTACATGTTTGGACCTGATGCCAGGAAGCGTGGCCGGGACCATCTGCCTTGTGACAGGGATGCACAAGATGCTCAGCGCATTCAATGCGACATCAG GGAAAGCCATTTGGACTTTAAACCCAAACTACCTATCCAACGGCACCCTGGCTGCCCCAGGGGTGGTACTGCCAGATGTGGACGAAGATGGCATTCGGGATCTTGTGGTTCTGGCTGTTGGGGAATCACAG CAAGATCTGTGCTTTCTGCTGGTGTCTGGCCGGACAGGGAGTCCAGTGGGCCGACCTGTGAAGTACAACATCGTGGGAGTGGGGAATCTGATTGGTCCTCAGGTCTACATCACCGCAAATGGGGCTGTCTACATCCTGTTTGGCTTTG GAAATATCCAAGCTGTCACCCTGCGGGACATTTTTGTTCAGGCCCAAAATCGAGACAGCGCACCACCTTCTCTGCAGATGGAAGAGCCAGAATGGGAGAAGCGAAGATCCATCAACCTGTCAGAACTCATTGACATTTACAG CGACGGTGTTGAGCTGCTCCAGATGGTGAAGGCACCGGATTCCAACTGCAGCAACCTCCTGATCACAACCAGACAGGCCCTGGTCCTGCTCCGGGGGCAGAACCTCACACCGCACTGGACCCTGAGTCTTCAGGGCCTACCCAG CCAGCCCACTCCTGGGTATTTCACTGACGATCAGACGTTAGACTTCCTCCTGCAGATACAGGATGGAGTTGGGATGAAAAAG ATGATGGTGGTGGATGGGGACTCTGGCTCTGTTATTTGGAATTACACTGCTCCGTGTCACTTGAAAGGAACACCAACCACCTCCGCAGTTACTTCGGACCAGAAGTCCGTCTTCCTCTTTTGGGCTGAAGGGCTGCCAGCTGCCCCTTCCAATTCC GATGTCATCCTGGGAACTCAGCCACCCAGCCTTCTCCACCTTTACCTCCTGCACCCGGCGTTCCCCTCCATTCTTCTGGATCTGGCCAATGCCACGGGCACAGTAACGGCTGCAGAGG TTGGAATTAACGACCTCTGGAAAGATGCCTTTTATGTTACCAGGACAACGGGGCCAAGCTCCAGAGGCCATCcagcacccctggtggtcagcaagcTGAGTCTGCGGTGGGCACTGATGGAGGGCCAAATGGTCCAGCTAAAGGAGACCACCCCCAAAATTGGCCGTGGGGAGCTGCGACGGTTCCTCTCTAGGATCAAGTTTGTTGATTCTCCCTTGCAG ATCTAG